In one window of Desulfomicrobium macestii DNA:
- a CDS encoding YggS family pyridoxal phosphate-dependent enzyme, whose product MDQPGITDRWQKVLEQMAAAARRAGRDPADARLLAVSKLHSAHDIRTLFEAGQPMFGENYVQEALGKMAILPREISWHLIGHLQTNKVKSVVGRFDLIHGVDSLKLARSLHGQAEAMDVVQDVLVQVNLAEEKQKSGILESELPPLAEFLARGTNLRWRGLMLMPPFFDDPDRARPYFARLRELAETLRTGFGLALPELSMGMTGDFEAAIEEGATLVRIGTRIFGERGSN is encoded by the coding sequence ATGGATCAGCCAGGCATCACCGACCGGTGGCAAAAAGTTCTGGAGCAGATGGCCGCGGCCGCCCGCAGGGCCGGAAGGGACCCGGCCGACGCGCGTCTGCTGGCCGTCTCCAAGCTGCATTCCGCCCACGACATCCGGACTCTTTTCGAGGCCGGACAGCCCATGTTCGGCGAAAATTACGTGCAGGAGGCCCTCGGCAAGATGGCCATCCTGCCGCGTGAGATTTCCTGGCATCTCATCGGGCATCTGCAGACCAACAAGGTCAAGAGCGTGGTCGGCCGGTTCGACCTCATTCACGGGGTGGATTCCCTGAAACTGGCCCGCTCGTTGCATGGTCAGGCCGAAGCGATGGATGTGGTCCAGGACGTGCTGGTGCAGGTCAATCTGGCCGAGGAAAAGCAGAAAAGCGGCATTCTGGAGTCGGAGCTGCCGCCTTTGGCGGAATTTCTGGCGCGCGGCACGAATCTGCGCTGGCGGGGACTCATGCTCATGCCTCCTTTTTTTGACGATCCTGATCGGGCGCGTCCCTATTTCGCCCGTTTGAGGGAACTTGCCGAAACCTTGCGCACAGGCTTCGGCCTTGCCCTGCCTGAATTGTCCATGGGCATGACCGGGGATTTCGAGGCGGCTATCGAGGAAGGAGCGACCTTGGTGCGCATTGGCACCAGAATATTTGGAGAACGCGGCTCAAACTAA
- a CDS encoding DUF3568 family protein, with amino-acid sequence MKALKNLLIILVLLSTGCAALVVGGAAAVGTYTYVAGMLQRTYNANLDTTYQATLAGCEALGLPVQDRQKQLSKASVKVVDGDRDVWISLTAQSSTTTEVSVRVGYLGDELASRRIHEAIQARL; translated from the coding sequence ATGAAAGCCCTCAAAAATTTATTGATTATTCTCGTACTGTTAAGCACTGGATGTGCGGCATTGGTAGTCGGAGGGGCGGCAGCCGTCGGAACCTATACGTATGTCGCGGGAATGTTGCAGCGAACCTACAACGCCAATCTGGACACCACGTATCAGGCCACGCTGGCTGGTTGCGAAGCTCTTGGACTGCCCGTTCAGGACAGGCAAAAGCAGCTCAGCAAGGCTTCGGTCAAGGTCGTGGACGGGGACCGGGATGTCTGGATATCGCTTACCGCCCAAAGCTCCACCACCACCGAAGTCTCGGTCCGGGTCGGGTATCTTGGCGACGAGCTTGCGTCGCGGCGCATTCACGAAGCAATTCAGGCCCGATTGTAA
- a CDS encoding DUF2156 domain-containing protein, translated as MEKSFRPITLDGQKEYNRRLAQCAQKPSDYSFINLWGWGREYGLEWSFRDDYVLIRQTFPQTMYWAPVGDWEKADWAALQDDLPQSTCFIRIPEELKLIWEQRLPGVEVEECREHWDYLYDVGELTELKGRKFHNKKNLLNQFMRDHDAKFVPLDEKTVEFALALQTDWFLWRNSENDQTLDAENRAIVKVMHDWSRLEGLIGGGLVVDEKMIAYTIAEALDDTTVVIHFEKGCPNFKGVYQAINQIFLERCCQGFQIVNREQDLGDEGLRKAKLSYNPVEFLKKYRVCMRGGLS; from the coding sequence ATGGAAAAATCGTTTCGCCCCATCACTCTTGACGGGCAGAAAGAATATAACCGGCGTCTGGCGCAGTGCGCCCAGAAGCCGTCGGATTACAGTTTCATCAACCTCTGGGGCTGGGGCCGGGAGTACGGCCTGGAGTGGTCTTTCAGGGATGACTACGTACTCATCAGGCAGACTTTTCCGCAGACCATGTACTGGGCTCCGGTCGGTGATTGGGAGAAGGCCGACTGGGCCGCCTTGCAGGACGATCTGCCGCAGAGCACCTGTTTCATCCGCATCCCCGAGGAATTGAAGCTCATCTGGGAGCAGCGGTTGCCTGGGGTTGAGGTGGAGGAGTGCCGGGAACACTGGGATTATCTGTATGATGTTGGTGAGTTGACCGAACTCAAGGGCCGAAAATTCCACAACAAGAAGAATCTGCTCAACCAGTTCATGCGCGACCATGACGCGAAGTTCGTGCCTCTGGATGAAAAAACCGTGGAATTCGCTCTGGCCCTGCAGACGGATTGGTTCTTGTGGCGCAACAGCGAAAACGATCAGACCCTGGACGCGGAAAACCGGGCCATCGTCAAGGTCATGCATGACTGGTCAAGGCTGGAAGGACTTATCGGCGGCGGACTTGTGGTCGATGAAAAGATGATCGCCTACACCATCGCGGAGGCTCTGGACGATACGACCGTGGTCATCCATTTTGAGAAGGGATGCCCCAATTTCAAGGGGGTGTACCAGGCCATCAACCAGATTTTTCTGGAGCGGTGCTGCCAGGGTTTTCAGATCGTGAATCGTGAGCAGGACCTTGGCGACGAAGGGCTGCGCAAGGCCAAGCTCAGCTACAACCCGGTGGAGTTTCTGAAGAAATACAGGGTCTGCATGCGCGGCGGCCTAAGCTAG
- a CDS encoding OmpA/MotB family protein, which translates to MISKRAKTEQSKPGVPSWMITFSDLVTLLMTFFIVLVSMASLTDIYKRKVAIGSVSGTFGTGAPSMSDLTTVDTRTQVDPGPINVFKDLSPVKEHLWEDPDKDLRFESNRFMQRLSIGADALFAPGSSELTEKGRSLLDRLRPVVMESAHPLGLSGHASDGMDEFGPDYLAKPWIKVDFSWELSLARVMAVYKYFVETGVEPEKLRLEAFGRFRPRVTTEDPGERLTNRRVEITLDRRIGSWSHEMAAQAVREDSAQKPTDSYRIKDFLFRFDLPGKP; encoded by the coding sequence ATGATCAGTAAGAGGGCGAAAACCGAGCAGTCGAAACCGGGGGTTCCGTCCTGGATGATCACTTTTTCGGATCTGGTCACCCTGCTGATGACGTTTTTCATTGTGCTCGTGTCCATGGCCTCCCTCACGGACATCTATAAACGCAAAGTCGCCATCGGTTCCGTTTCCGGTACCTTCGGCACCGGTGCGCCGAGCATGAGCGATCTGACCACGGTGGATACCAGGACCCAGGTCGACCCCGGGCCCATCAACGTTTTCAAGGATCTCTCGCCGGTCAAGGAGCATCTTTGGGAAGACCCGGACAAGGATCTGCGCTTCGAATCCAACCGCTTCATGCAGCGGCTGTCCATCGGGGCCGATGCCCTTTTTGCCCCAGGTTCCTCGGAACTCACGGAGAAAGGGCGGTCGCTTCTGGACCGTTTGCGTCCCGTGGTCATGGAAAGCGCTCATCCGCTTGGATTGTCTGGGCACGCCTCGGACGGCATGGACGAGTTTGGCCCTGACTATCTGGCCAAGCCGTGGATCAAGGTCGATTTTTCCTGGGAGCTCTCCCTGGCGCGGGTCATGGCCGTGTACAAGTATTTCGTCGAGACGGGCGTCGAGCCCGAGAAGCTGCGCCTGGAGGCTTTTGGCCGTTTTCGGCCACGCGTGACCACCGAGGACCCTGGCGAGAGGCTGACCAATCGGCGGGTTGAAATCACCCTGGATCGGCGTATCGGCAGCTGGAGCCATGAGATGGCGGCCCAGGCCGTGCGCGAAGACTCCGCTCAAAAGCCTACGGACAGCTACCGGATCAAGGATTTTCTGTTCCGCTTCGACCTGCCGGGAAAACCCTGA
- a CDS encoding OmpA/MotB family protein, with protein MARRKKRAELDSPGSSWLVTFADLMTLLLSFFVLLLSMSSMDKSILRDVVSHFVGDMGLAPKKGAGKLTTRFEFMNVIIENPAEALHDPQRIKDLLFPDEVMPEGMARSTLDENLRILVRPEGIALVLSDGLLFDVGESALTQDSRKLLSEFSRFLATVTMPINVAGYTDNVPAGQKDNYMLSSERAMSVLSFFLQQGFDPGRFSVSAYGEAFPLGDNTTPEGRAKNRRVEILLKTTGRTYL; from the coding sequence ATGGCACGCAGGAAAAAACGCGCCGAACTCGATTCGCCGGGATCGTCTTGGCTGGTCACCTTTGCGGATCTCATGACCCTGCTGCTGAGTTTCTTTGTGTTGCTTTTGTCCATGTCGTCCATGGACAAGTCCATACTGCGCGACGTGGTCTCCCACTTCGTGGGCGACATGGGGCTGGCTCCGAAAAAAGGGGCGGGCAAGCTGACGACCCGGTTCGAGTTCATGAATGTGATCATCGAGAACCCGGCCGAAGCCCTGCACGATCCGCAACGCATCAAGGATTTGCTTTTTCCGGACGAGGTCATGCCCGAAGGCATGGCCAGGAGCACCCTTGACGAGAATCTGCGAATTCTGGTGAGGCCCGAGGGAATCGCTCTCGTTCTCTCCGACGGTCTCCTTTTTGACGTTGGAGAAAGTGCCTTGACCCAGGACAGCCGCAAGCTTCTGTCGGAGTTCTCCCGCTTTCTGGCCACCGTGACCATGCCGATCAATGTGGCTGGATACACGGACAACGTCCCGGCGGGTCAAAAAGACAACTACATGCTGTCCTCGGAGCGGGCCATGTCCGTGCTGAGTTTCTTTTTGCAGCAGGGTTTCGATCCCGGGCGTTTTTCCGTTTCCGCCTACGGCGAGGCTTTTCCCCTGGGTGACAATACCACTCCGGAAGGCCGGGCCAAGAACAGGAGAGTGGAGATTTTACTCAAAACCACGGGAAGAACGTATCTTTAG
- the era gene encoding GTPase Era: protein MSPTYRAGFIALVGPPNAGKSTFLNKVLGEKIAIVSPKPQTTRTSITGIHTTAEEQIIFLDTPGVHTARGKLNRFLVDAAWGALQEANGVILFLDGSRYAGNEKALERDLRPLAARIGSLGVPMAVALNKVDQIKPKERLLGLLADCAERWPGVELVPISARTGVGVDALLAVIRNFLPLSPALFPEDQLSTASVRFMASEIIREKLFLALDQELPYNVAVEIETWEELPEQNMTMIGAMIYTSKNSHKGMIVGKQGQNLKVVGQQARQELKTLLGTKVHLELWVKVREGWTEDGQFMTSLGLGS, encoded by the coding sequence ATGTCCCCTACCTATCGAGCAGGATTCATCGCCCTAGTCGGGCCTCCCAATGCGGGAAAATCCACTTTTTTGAACAAGGTCCTTGGCGAAAAGATCGCCATTGTCTCTCCCAAGCCCCAGACCACCCGCACCAGCATCACCGGGATTCACACCACCGCCGAAGAGCAGATCATTTTTCTGGACACCCCCGGCGTCCATACCGCGCGCGGCAAGCTGAACCGTTTTCTGGTCGATGCCGCCTGGGGCGCTTTGCAGGAGGCCAACGGAGTCATCCTGTTCCTCGACGGCTCCCGCTACGCGGGCAACGAAAAAGCCCTGGAGCGTGACCTGCGTCCCCTGGCCGCCCGGATCGGTTCTCTTGGCGTGCCCATGGCCGTGGCCTTGAACAAGGTCGACCAGATCAAGCCCAAGGAGCGCCTGCTCGGACTTTTGGCCGACTGCGCCGAGCGTTGGCCCGGAGTGGAACTGGTGCCCATCTCGGCCCGCACCGGGGTTGGCGTTGACGCCCTTCTGGCCGTGATCCGCAACTTCCTGCCGCTCAGTCCGGCGCTCTTTCCCGAAGATCAGCTGAGCACGGCGTCGGTCCGGTTCATGGCCTCGGAGATCATCCGTGAAAAGCTTTTCCTGGCTCTGGACCAGGAGCTGCCCTACAACGTGGCCGTCGAAATCGAAACCTGGGAAGAATTGCCGGAACAGAACATGACCATGATCGGGGCCATGATCTATACGTCAAAAAACAGTCACAAGGGCATGATCGTGGGCAAGCAGGGGCAGAATCTGAAAGTTGTCGGCCAGCAGGCCCGGCAGGAACTCAAGACCTTGCTCGGCACGAAGGTGCATCTGGAACTCTGGGTCAAGGTGCGCGAAGGCTGGACCGAGGACGGTCAGTTCATGACTTCCCTGGGCCTTGGGTCCTAG
- the topA gene encoding type I DNA topoisomerase, which produces MGKDLIIVESPAKIKTIKKFLGGGYEVEASVGHVRDLPTKTLGVDEDNDFAPDYQIIPGKAKVVSKLKSAAKAADTVYLAPDPDREGEAIAWHVAEIIRTANPNVKRIQFNEITAKAVKEALANPTELRKPLFDSQQARRILDRLVGYKISPLLWKKVKRGLSAGRVQSVALRLIVDRERERQAFISEEYWLFKITVQGETPPPFDADLWKVDGEKPVIGDEKTALALESRVSGLPYVVQNIVEKERQRHPRPPFITSTLQQDASNKLGFNAKRTMSVAQRLYEGVELGERGTTALITYMRTDSVRISDEARDGAREWIISTLGPEFYPAEARVYKSKGSAQDAHEAIRPVDPSLTPDSIKNNLPPEQYKLYKLIWERFMASQMASARFWDTVATIESGPVLWRAKGERLVFPGFLRIWPQSSDSQSALLPKLVAGQELSLEKLHKEQKFTQPPARFSEASLVHKLEELGIGRPSTYAAIISTLTERDYVHIEEKHFQPTDLGVIVCDLLVEHFAHLMDAGFTARMEESLDHVAEGESDWVALLRDFTLDFNPTLDKARENMTQVKAGMDTGLSCPQCEDGRLVVKFGKNGTFLGCANYPACSFTSNYIRNSAGEIELVKEEAPEELGPCPKCEDGRLVVKKTKTGGRFVACSNYPACRHTKSVSTHVACPKDGCDGELVEKTSRRGKPFYSCSKYPKCDYAVWDFPVAKPCPLCESKILVRKETKARGVHLACPVKDCGYWEKED; this is translated from the coding sequence ATGGGCAAGGACTTAATCATCGTAGAATCACCCGCCAAAATCAAAACCATCAAAAAGTTTTTGGGCGGCGGGTATGAAGTGGAAGCATCCGTGGGACACGTGCGTGACCTGCCGACCAAAACCCTGGGCGTTGACGAAGACAACGACTTCGCCCCGGACTATCAGATAATCCCTGGCAAGGCCAAGGTCGTCAGCAAGCTCAAATCCGCCGCCAAGGCCGCGGACACGGTCTATCTGGCCCCGGACCCCGACCGCGAGGGGGAAGCCATCGCCTGGCACGTGGCCGAGATCATCCGGACGGCCAACCCCAACGTGAAGCGCATTCAGTTCAACGAGATCACGGCCAAGGCCGTCAAAGAGGCCCTGGCCAACCCCACGGAACTGCGCAAGCCGCTTTTTGACTCCCAGCAGGCCAGGCGCATCCTGGACCGCCTGGTAGGCTACAAGATTTCTCCGCTGCTCTGGAAAAAAGTCAAACGCGGTCTGTCCGCCGGGCGTGTCCAGTCCGTGGCCCTGCGTCTCATCGTGGACCGCGAACGTGAGCGCCAGGCCTTCATCTCCGAAGAATACTGGCTCTTCAAGATCACGGTCCAGGGCGAAACGCCCCCGCCCTTCGATGCCGACCTGTGGAAAGTGGACGGGGAAAAGCCCGTCATCGGCGACGAAAAGACGGCTCTGGCACTGGAGAGCCGTGTCAGCGGACTGCCCTACGTGGTCCAGAACATCGTCGAGAAGGAACGCCAGCGCCACCCGCGCCCGCCGTTCATCACTTCCACCCTGCAACAGGACGCCAGCAACAAGCTCGGCTTCAACGCCAAACGGACCATGTCCGTGGCCCAGCGCCTCTATGAGGGCGTGGAGCTTGGCGAACGCGGAACCACGGCGCTCATCACCTACATGCGTACCGACTCGGTGCGCATTTCCGATGAAGCCCGGGACGGCGCCCGCGAGTGGATCATCAGCACCCTTGGGCCGGAATTCTATCCCGCCGAGGCCCGGGTCTACAAAAGCAAGGGCAGCGCACAGGACGCGCACGAAGCCATACGTCCCGTCGATCCGAGCCTGACTCCCGATTCCATCAAAAACAACCTGCCGCCCGAACAGTACAAGCTCTACAAGCTCATCTGGGAGCGCTTCATGGCCTCGCAGATGGCTTCCGCACGCTTCTGGGACACGGTAGCCACCATTGAGAGCGGCCCGGTCCTGTGGCGCGCCAAGGGCGAGCGGCTCGTCTTCCCCGGATTTCTGAGGATCTGGCCCCAATCCTCGGACAGCCAGAGCGCCCTGCTGCCGAAACTTGTGGCCGGGCAGGAACTGAGCCTTGAGAAACTGCACAAGGAACAGAAATTTACCCAGCCCCCGGCACGTTTCTCCGAAGCGTCCCTGGTGCACAAGCTCGAAGAACTGGGCATCGGCCGTCCCTCGACCTATGCGGCGATCATCTCGACCCTGACCGAGCGCGACTACGTCCACATCGAGGAAAAACATTTCCAGCCCACGGATCTTGGCGTCATTGTCTGCGATCTTCTGGTGGAGCATTTCGCCCACCTCATGGACGCCGGATTCACGGCGCGCATGGAAGAAAGCCTCGACCATGTCGCCGAGGGCGAATCGGACTGGGTCGCCCTGCTCCGGGATTTCACCCTGGACTTCAACCCGACCCTGGACAAGGCCCGCGAGAACATGACCCAGGTCAAGGCCGGCATGGACACCGGCCTGTCCTGCCCGCAATGCGAGGACGGACGACTGGTGGTCAAATTCGGCAAGAACGGAACCTTTCTGGGCTGCGCCAATTATCCCGCCTGTTCCTTCACCAGCAACTACATCCGCAACAGCGCCGGAGAAATCGAACTGGTCAAGGAAGAGGCTCCCGAAGAACTTGGTCCCTGCCCCAAGTGCGAAGACGGACGGCTGGTGGTCAAAAAAACCAAGACCGGCGGCAGATTTGTGGCCTGTTCCAACTATCCCGCCTGCCGCCACACCAAGTCCGTAAGCACCCACGTGGCCTGCCCCAAGGACGGATGCGACGGCGAGCTGGTCGAAAAAACCAGCCGCCGCGGAAAGCCCTTCTATTCCTGCAGCAAATATCCCAAATGCGATTACGCGGTCTGGGACTTTCCTGTAGCCAAGCCCTGTCCCCTGTGCGAATCCAAGATTCTGGTCCGCAAGGAGACCAAGGCCAGAGGAGTGCACCTGGCCTGCCCGGTCAAGGATTGCGGATACTGGGAAAAAGAGGACTAG
- a CDS encoding flagellar basal body-associated FliL family protein: MAEKKAATPEKVEKKKGGKLKLIIIALVVLGVLGGGGFAAWKFFLQPKTAGETAENATAEGAEEHKAEAEQGGQLVTLDSFVVNLSDPMGRRYLKTTLDVEVANAAVAAELTAAMPKVKDTLLLLLSSKSFADISSMDKKIELKNDIVSRLNQIIGKNKVRNVYFTEFVVQ; the protein is encoded by the coding sequence ATGGCCGAAAAAAAAGCGGCGACACCGGAAAAGGTTGAAAAGAAAAAGGGCGGCAAGCTCAAGCTCATTATCATAGCGCTCGTTGTCCTTGGCGTTCTGGGTGGGGGTGGTTTTGCGGCGTGGAAGTTCTTTCTGCAGCCGAAGACGGCAGGGGAAACCGCCGAGAACGCAACCGCCGAAGGTGCCGAGGAACACAAGGCCGAGGCCGAGCAGGGCGGACAATTGGTGACTCTTGACTCTTTTGTGGTCAACCTGTCCGATCCCATGGGGCGTAGATACCTGAAAACCACGCTGGATGTTGAAGTGGCCAACGCGGCGGTGGCGGCGGAATTGACCGCGGCCATGCCCAAGGTCAAGGATACCCTGCTGCTCCTGCTTTCCAGCAAGTCCTTTGCCGATATCAGCAGCATGGACAAGAAGATCGAGCTGAAAAACGACATCGTCAGCCGACTGAACCAGATTATCGGCAAGAACAAGGTGCGCAATGTCTATTTTACGGAATTCGTGGTCCAGTAA
- a CDS encoding motility protein A, whose product MDLATIIGILVAFGLVIAALGGDGFLFLDFSSLLIVVGGTIGAVLVTHPLESVLGVARIIRKTFMSKADDPAALIAQFVDYATRVRREGILSLEAHLKNIPDDFLRKGLQLTVDGLDPQLIQEIMETEISCLEERHLKGAEILLTFGTLAPGMGMIGTIIGLVLMLKRMNDPSTIGPAMAVALLTTFYGAILANLVFNPMAGKLRARSREEVLIRTMILEGIMSISRGENPRILEEKLNSYLPPKERKVRS is encoded by the coding sequence ATGGATCTGGCCACAATCATCGGAATCTTGGTCGCCTTCGGGCTGGTCATCGCCGCTCTGGGTGGTGACGGCTTTCTTTTTCTGGATTTTTCCTCACTGCTCATCGTGGTCGGTGGCACCATCGGCGCGGTGCTGGTGACCCATCCCCTGGAGAGCGTTCTTGGCGTGGCCCGCATCATCAGGAAGACGTTCATGTCCAAGGCCGACGACCCGGCGGCGCTCATCGCCCAGTTTGTCGACTACGCAACCCGGGTCCGGCGCGAGGGAATCCTGTCCCTGGAAGCGCACCTGAAGAACATTCCCGATGATTTTCTGCGCAAGGGCCTGCAATTGACCGTGGACGGCCTTGATCCGCAGCTCATCCAGGAAATCATGGAGACCGAAATCTCGTGTCTTGAGGAGCGCCACCTGAAAGGCGCCGAGATACTGCTGACTTTTGGAACCCTGGCCCCCGGGATGGGTATGATCGGCACCATCATAGGCCTTGTGCTCATGCTCAAGCGCATGAACGACCCGAGCACCATCGGTCCGGCCATGGCCGTGGCCCTTTTGACCACCTTCTACGGCGCCATCCTCGCCAACCTCGTTTTCAACCCCATGGCCGGCAAACTGCGGGCCCGCAGCCGCGAGGAAGTCCTGATCCGGACCATGATCCTGGAAGGGATCATGTCCATTTCCAGGGGGGAGAACCCGCGCATTCTCGAAGAGAAGCTGAACAGCTACCTGCCTCCCAAGGAGCGCAAGGTCAGGTCCTGA
- the recJ gene encoding single-stranded-DNA-specific exonuclease RecJ, which produces MKLMSDTQAAWKLKAPAPEAAQNPAQQRDIAERLEVSPLLVHLMSLRGLANESDMDKFLSPGLRYLHPLDKWPGIEAGAALICKAVEENRRIAVWGDYDVDGITATTLVKDFMARRGVEISHYIPDRLDFGYGLHVDGIRELAAQGIGLLLTVDCGIANNEEIREARALGMQVIVTDHHLPGQELPEAEVIINPKLEGWPTQNLAGVGVAFLLMGAVNRLLPGAAADIRDFLDLVALGTVADVVPLDEQNRILVKNGLLLIKEGRRPGIQALKEISGLAPDDNVGTGSIGFALAPRINAAGRIGDPDLAVRMLLAKDPEEARQLATKLDKLNAKRKLEEQRILEEAIAQAESQLHLPGLVLHSEHWHSGIIGIVASRIVERFHRPCLILTKENGIFKGSGRSTPAFDLYQALLSCKQCLYKFGGHRQAAGLKLEPFQLANLKNLFAWAVEEQLGSNPAPPVLELDAELPFALITATLLKELELLQPFGQGNPRPIFLSPPLNILKHRFFSQKKHLELHLSDSSDGTNMRAVAWRQGERWQDASFTGRQIKIAYTPRLSKFNGLQQIELAVQDILSLE; this is translated from the coding sequence ATGAAACTTATGTCAGATACCCAGGCCGCCTGGAAACTCAAAGCTCCGGCTCCCGAAGCCGCTCAAAACCCCGCCCAACAGCGAGACATCGCCGAACGCCTTGAAGTGAGCCCCCTGCTGGTCCACCTGATGTCCCTGCGCGGTCTGGCCAACGAATCCGACATGGACAAATTTCTGAGCCCCGGGCTTCGCTATCTGCATCCGCTGGACAAATGGCCCGGCATCGAAGCCGGGGCGGCTCTGATCTGCAAGGCCGTCGAGGAAAACCGCAGGATCGCGGTCTGGGGAGACTACGATGTGGACGGAATCACTGCCACAACGCTGGTCAAGGACTTCATGGCCCGGCGGGGCGTTGAAATCAGTCATTACATCCCCGACAGACTGGACTTCGGTTACGGGCTGCATGTGGATGGCATCCGCGAGTTGGCCGCCCAAGGGATCGGACTTCTGCTGACCGTCGATTGCGGCATCGCCAACAACGAGGAGATTCGCGAAGCCAGGGCGCTTGGGATGCAGGTCATCGTCACCGACCATCATCTGCCCGGCCAGGAACTGCCCGAAGCCGAAGTCATCATCAACCCCAAGCTCGAAGGATGGCCCACTCAGAACCTTGCCGGAGTCGGAGTGGCCTTTCTGCTCATGGGCGCGGTCAACCGCCTCCTCCCCGGGGCCGCGGCGGACATCCGCGATTTTCTTGACCTGGTCGCCCTGGGCACAGTCGCCGACGTTGTCCCCCTGGATGAACAGAACAGAATTCTGGTCAAGAACGGCCTTCTGCTGATCAAGGAAGGACGCCGTCCCGGCATCCAGGCCCTGAAAGAAATCAGCGGTCTTGCGCCGGACGACAATGTGGGTACGGGCTCCATAGGCTTTGCTCTTGCGCCCCGCATCAATGCCGCGGGACGCATCGGCGATCCGGATCTTGCCGTCCGCATGCTGCTGGCGAAAGATCCGGAAGAAGCAAGGCAACTCGCCACAAAGCTCGACAAGCTCAACGCCAAGCGCAAACTCGAAGAACAGCGCATCCTTGAAGAAGCCATCGCCCAGGCCGAGTCGCAGCTTCACCTGCCTGGTCTGGTGCTGCATTCCGAACACTGGCACTCAGGCATCATCGGCATCGTGGCCTCGCGCATCGTGGAGCGCTTTCATCGCCCGTGCCTGATCCTGACCAAGGAGAACGGAATCTTCAAAGGCTCTGGCCGTTCCACTCCCGCCTTCGACCTGTACCAGGCCCTCTTGTCCTGCAAGCAGTGCCTCTACAAATTTGGCGGACACCGGCAGGCAGCGGGACTCAAGCTGGAACCCTTCCAACTGGCGAATCTGAAAAACCTTTTTGCCTGGGCCGTGGAAGAGCAACTGGGATCCAACCCGGCCCCGCCGGTCCTTGAACTGGACGCGGAACTGCCCTTCGCCCTGATCACGGCCACATTGCTCAAGGAACTCGAACTGCTTCAGCCCTTCGGCCAAGGCAATCCCAGACCCATTTTCCTTTCCCCGCCCCTGAACATCCTCAAGCATCGTTTTTTCAGCCAGAAAAAACATCTGGAGCTGCACTTGTCCGACTCCAGTGACGGCACAAACATGCGCGCCGTGGCCTGGAGACAGGGCGAACGCTGGCAGGATGCCTCTTTCACGGGCAGGCAGATTAAAATCGCCTACACACCGCGCCTGTCGAAATTCAACGGCTTGCAACAGATCGAACTGGCCGTGCAGGATATCCTGTCTCTGGAATGA
- the fliM gene encoding flagellar motor switch protein FliM has protein sequence MSKILNQDEVDALLRGISGGEIETEEEVAVDTKGFVAFDLANQDRIIRGRMPVLEIINDRFSRLCTSALANTMRKRVDVNPISIDMSKFGDFMRSLPVPTSINIFKIDPLRGNALLVVDTRLVFSLVENFFGGAGSQPKIEGRDFTPIEQSIIVKVVKIILANLEDAWRPVHEVSIELLRSEINPQFATIVPPSDVVVVISFEVELENALGSMVLALPYATIEPIRSKLYAAFQTERLEIDHAWISRFRDRLMETPVDLNVTFGTTQITGRQLLDMKVGDILMLDQDEDDMLSGRIHGILKFFGLPGFVKGNKAFKIVKEQELNY, from the coding sequence ATGAGCAAGATCCTCAATCAGGACGAGGTCGATGCCCTGCTCCGGGGAATCTCGGGCGGGGAGATCGAGACCGAAGAAGAGGTGGCCGTTGACACGAAGGGCTTCGTGGCCTTTGATCTGGCCAATCAGGACCGGATCATCCGCGGTCGCATGCCTGTGCTTGAGATCATAAACGACCGCTTCTCAAGACTCTGCACCAGCGCCTTGGCCAACACCATGCGCAAGCGGGTGGATGTGAACCCGATCTCCATCGACATGTCCAAGTTCGGGGATTTCATGCGCTCGCTGCCCGTGCCGACGAGCATCAACATCTTCAAGATCGACCCCCTGCGCGGCAACGCGCTGCTGGTGGTCGACACCAGGCTGGTGTTTTCCCTGGTGGAGAATTTTTTTGGCGGCGCGGGCAGTCAGCCCAAGATCGAGGGCCGCGATTTCACGCCCATTGAGCAGTCCATCATCGTCAAGGTGGTCAAGATCATCCTGGCCAACCTGGAAGACGCCTGGCGGCCGGTGCACGAGGTCAGCATCGAGCTGCTGCGCTCCGAGATCAACCCGCAGTTCGCCACCATCGTCCCTCCCAGTGACGTGGTCGTGGTCATCTCTTTCGAGGTGGAACTGGAGAACGCCCTGGGGTCCATGGTTCTGGCGTTGCCGTATGCCACCATAGAGCCCATCAGGTCGAAGCTGTACGCCGCCTTCCAGACCGAGCGTCTGGAAATCGACCATGCCTGGATTTCCCGTTTCCGGGACCGGCTCATGGAGACGCCCGTCGATCTGAACGTCACGTTCGGCACGACGCAGATCACCGGACGTCAGCTTCTCGACATGAAGGTCGGCGACATACTCATGCTGGACCAGGACGAGGACGACATGCTTTCGGGCCGGATCCACGGGATACTCAAATTTTTCGGACTTCCGGGTTTTGTCAAGGGAAACAAGGCGTTCAAGATCGTCAAAGAACAGGAACTCAATTACTAG